The genomic window CGCCGACCGTGCCACCGATCTCGGTGATGATCACGTCGGGCTGGGGGGTCTCGGACGCTTGGAGGCGCATGCGGCGCTTGATCTCGTCCGTGATGTGCGGGATCACCTGCACGGTGTCGCCGAGGTACTCGCCGCGACGCTCCTTGGCGATCACGGTCGAGTAGATCTGACCCGTCGTCACGTTCGCGGCCTGGCTCAGCTCGATGTCGAGGAACCGCTCGTAGTGGCCGATGTCGAGGTCGGTCTCGGCGCCGTCGTCGGTCACGAAGACCTCGCCGTGCTGGAACGGGTTCATCGTGCCCGGGTCGACGTTGAGGTAGGGGTCGAGCTTCTGCATGACCACCCGGAGCCCGCGCGCCGTCAGCAGGTTGCCGAGGCTGGCTGCGGTGAGCCCCTTGCCCAACGAAGAAACGACACCACCAGTCACGAAGATGTGCTTGGTCGTGCCGTTGGAGCCCGAGACGATGCCGTCGATCGGAGAGTTCAGGTTGCCCGCTTCAGAAGTATTCACCACGGGCTTTTATCCTACCATCCAGTTCGGGTCCATGTGTCGCTTCCTTCGCGGTCGCGTCGTCAGGAAGCTGCGAGGGCGAGCAGTTCGCGGGCGTGGGCGAGGCCGCTGTCGGACTCCGCGAGCCCGGAGAGCAGCCGCGCCATCTCCGCCTCCCGCTCGGCGCCGACGAGCTGGCGCACGCTCGACGCCGTCACCGAACCGTCTCCGCCCTTGACCACGCTCAGGTGGTTGTTCGCGAAGGCCGCGACCTGCGCGAGGTGGGTGACGACGATCACCTGCGAGCGTTCGGCGAGGGCCGCGAGGCGACGCCCGATCTCGATCGCCGCGGCTCCGCCGACGCCGGCGTCGACCTCGTCGAACACGAAGGTCGGTACGGGGTCCGCGCCGGCGATGACGACCTCGAGGGCGAGCATCACCCGGGACAGCTCTCCGCCCGAGGCGCCCTTGCCGAGCGGTCGGGGCTCGGCACCGGCGTGCGGCCGGAGGAGGAAGGCGATCACGTCCTTGCCATGCAGCGTGAGGTCGTCGCGATCGGACACCTCGACGACGAGCTCCGCCTCGGCCATGGCGAGCGAGCGCAGTTCCGCGCTCGCGGCTGCGCCGAGTCGAGCAGCGGCTTCGACCCGGACGGCGCTCAACGTCGCGGCAGCGGCATCGACCTCCCCGGAGAGCCGTTCGACGTCGCCCTCGAGCTGGGTGATGCGGTCGGAGTCGCCGTCGAGCTCCATCAGGCGGGTGCTGCCCGTCTCGAGCAGGTGCAGGACGTCGTCAGGCGTCGGCCCGTACTTCCTGGCGAGTGTCGCGAGCGTGGCACGGCGCTCCTGGACGACCTCGAGTTCGCGAGCGCCGTCCTCGTCGAGTCCGGCGAGGTAGCTCGAGAGCTCGGCGGCGATCTCCGCGGCCAGGTAGCTCGCGTTGGCGACACTCGCGGCGATCGCGCCGAGGGCGGGATCGTGCACCGAGGCACGGTCGAGCTGCCGCCGCGCGCCTTCGAGGAGTCCGACGACGTCGCTCTCCTCGCCCGCCTCGGCCGAGACGAGTTCTCGGGCGCCGGCAGCCGAGAGACGGAGCTCTTCGAGGTTCGTCAGTCGATCGGCGCGCTCGGCGAGCTCGGCGTCCTCGCCGGGCTGCGGGTCGGCCTGCTCGATCTCGGCGAGCGCGACGCGCAGTTGCTCGGCCTCGAGGAGCCGCGTGTCGCGCTCGTTCGTCAGGGTCTCGAGCTCCGTCCGCAGCTCGAGGAGCTCCGTGTAGCGCCGCTGGTAGTCGCCGAGGGCCCGCTGGAGCGGTTCACCGGCGAAGCGGTCCAGGGCGTCCCGCTGGGCCGGCGCGGCCCGCAGCCGGATCTGGTCGGACTGCCCGTGCACGACGACGAGCTGCTCGCCGAGTTCGGAGAGGATACCGATGGGCGCCGTCCGGCCACCGACGATCGCGCGGCCGCGGCCCTCGGCGGTCACGATCCGACCGAGCAGCAGCTCTGCCGCATCACCCGCGGGGTCGAGGTCTCCCCCGGCCTCGCGGACGCGCTCGGCGACCACGCCGTCGCCCGGCACCAACCAGCGTCCCTGGACACTCGTCTGCTTCTGGCCCGCTCGCACGACGCCGCTGTCCGACCGCTGACCGAGGAGCAGCCCGAGGGCGGTGACCACCATCGTCTTGCCCGCGCCGGTCTCACCCGTCACGGCGGTGAAACCGGGTCCGAGTGGGAGCGTCCCGGACGCGATGACGCCGAGGTCGCGGATCTCGATCTCCTCGATCATGCAGTGCCCTCCTGATCGCTGTGGTGCCGGGTGGCCGTGGAGGCCGGGACGTGAATGGTGCCGGTCATCGGCTCCTCGCGTCCGACGGGGCCGCGCCATCCGGTGACCGGCAGCCGGAACTTGTTGACGAGACGATCGGTGAAGGTGCTCTCGTGGAGGCGCGCGAGACGGACCGGCACCGAGGAGCGTCTGACGACCACCCGTGCGCCCGGCTGGAGGTCCTTGGCCCGGCGTCCGTCGCACCAGAGCACGCCGAGGCCGTCGGTGCGTTCCAGGACCTCGACGGCGAGGGACGACTCCGGGCCGACCACGAGCGGCTTCGCGAACAGGGCGTGCGCGCTGAGCGGGACGAGGGTGATGGCCTCCACCGACGGCCACACGACCGGGCCGCCCGCCGAGAAGTTGTAGGCGGTTGAGCCGGTCGGCGTCGAGATGACCACCCCGTCGCACCCGAAGGAGGAGAGCGGACGCTGATCGACCTCGATCACGACCTCGAGCATGCGTTCCCGGCTCGCCTTCTCGACCGTGGCCTCGTTGAGCGCCCAGGTCTCGTAGACGACCTCCGCGCCGACCTTGACCCGGACGGAGAGCGTCATGCGCTCCTCCACGAAGTAGTCGCGACGCACGACCCGTTCGACCGTCTCGGCGAGGTCGTCGCGCTCGCTCTCGGCGAGGAAGCCGATGTGGCCGAGGTTCACCCCGAGCAGCGGCGCCGCCGATCCTCGGGTGACCTCGGCCGCTCGCAGGATCGTGCCGTCGCCGCCGAGGACGATCGCCAGTTCGATGTCGCCGAGGGAGACCTCCTCGTCGAGGATGGAGACGACGTCGAGCTCCGGGTCGACGGCGATGAGGTCGGCCCGCTCCAGCGCGCTGAGGACCGGGCGGACGCCCGCCTCCAGGAGCAGCCTGGACACGAGCACGGCGGCATCGCGGGAGTCGTCGCGACCGGTGTGCGCGACGACCAGGATGTTCCTCGCCGCGACCGCAGGATCGGTGGAATGTGCCATCGGGTTACGCTCCAGCCATCGAGGTGATCTGCTGCATCCATTCTGTCGGATTGGTTCCGTGCTCGGCCGATATCCACACCACGTACTCGCGGTTGCCGTGGGTGCCGACGATCGGCGACGGGATGAGCCCGGCCGTCCCCAGCCCGAGGTCCCAGGCCGCCCACAGGACGCCTGCGACGGCGTCGGCACGGAGCGCGGGATCGGTGACGACGCCCTCACGGACGCCACCACGACCGACCTCGAACTGCGGTTTGACGAGCAGGACGAGTTCCGCGGGTGACGCGACGACCGACACGAGTGCCGGGAGCACCTGGGTGAGGGAGATGAACGAGAGGTCGCCGACCACGAGCGACGGACGCTCGTCGAGGCCGGTGAGGTCACTGAGCTGCTCCGGCGTCAGGAAGCGGACGTTGCACCCCTCCACGACCCGCACCCGCTCGTCGTCTCGGAGCTGCGGCACGAGCTGGTCGTGCCCGACGTCGAGGGCGACCACCCGACGCGCTCCGCGCTCGAGCAGGACCTGGGTGAATCCGCCGGTGGAGGCGCCGGCGTCGAGGACGAGTGCGTCGTCGACGACGACCGGGAAGGTGTCCAGGGCGGCGAGCAACTTGTGGGCGGCTCGACTGACGTAGTGGTCGGCGCCGGCGACGGCGACCCGCGCATCCGGGTGGACCCGGTGGGAGGCCTTCACGATCGTGCGGTCGTCGACGCTCACGAGCCCGTCGGCGATGAGCTGGGCCGCATGGGTTCTGGAGCGGGCGAGTCCTCGCGCGGCGAGGGCGGCGTCGAGGCGGGCGGGCTGCGCGGCGCCGTTCGGCGAATCGGCTGCAGCCGGTGCTTCGGGTGTGTTCTCCATGCGTTACGCCGACGTCTTCGGCGAGTCGCTCCCCTCGAGCGTCGCCCGGAGTTCGTCGACGAGCTCGCCGTACGCGGCGGCCCGCTCCTCGAGCGGCTGCTCGTCGATGAGGCGGACGCGGGACACGAGGCCGTCGGTCGGGTGCTCCGGTTCGTTCGTCACAGGGCAACCCTACCGGCCGCCACCGTCGCCGCCCGCGGGAACCGCTGTGGGCGAACACCGGTGGCGACCCGCGCCTCCCGAGGGGTGGGCATCACTCCGCGTACAGGTGCTCCGGGACGTTGAGCCCGTAGATGGCACGGCCGGACGCCCAGATCGCGGCGCACGCGGCACGCAGCAGGTCGATCCGGGAGGGGCCGTCGGACTCCACCACGACGTCGTTCCCGCGGATCCGCACGGTGGCCGCACCGACCGTCGCCGCCTTGCCGTCGCGCGACATGGTGGTGGCCGGATACGGCTCGTGCAGCTGCCGCAGGTCCTCGAGGATGAAGGTCGGCCGGGAGTGCTGGTCGGCCGCGAGGACGTGCTTGGCTCGATCGATGCCGGTCAGGACGAGGGCCGACGCGATCCCGGCGCGGTTCGCGCCGAGGATGTCGGTGTCGAGTCGGTCGCCGATGAAGAGCGGCTTGGATGCGCCGAATCGCACCTTCGCCTCGTCGAAGATCGGCACTTCAGGCTTCCCGGCGACGGTCGCCAGACGGCCGACCGCCGTGTGGACGGCCGACACCAGCGTGCCGTTTCCCGGAGCGATCCCGCGAGCCTGCGGGATGGTCCAGTCCGTGTTCGTCGCGACCCACGGCAGCTCGGAACCGTCGGCGGTCGGCGTTTGCAGCGCGAACGCCGCTTCCGCCAGCTGCGACCAGCCGACTTCGGGAGCGAACCCCTGGATCACCGCAGCCGGCGAGTCCTCAGCCGAGCGGGTGACGACGAAGCCACCCTTCTCGACCTCGTCGACGAGCCCGGCGCCACCGACCACCAGGATCGTCGACCCGGCGGGCACGAGGCCGGCCAGCAGTCTGACCGCGGCCTGTGGGCTCGTGACGACCTCTGCCGGCGCGACGCTGAGGCCGAGGTCGGTCAGGTGCTGCGCGACGGATGCGTCCGTCCGGGAGGCGTTGTTCGTGATGTATCCGACGCGAACGTGTTCCGCCGCCAGGTTCAGCGACTCGACCGCGTGCGGGATCGGGTTCGGGCCGGCGTAGACCACGCCGTCCAGATCGGCGAGGACCACGTCGACGCCGTCGAGCGGGGTCACGGGCTTAGGCCTTCTCGTCAGCAGCGGGCTCACCGGACGGCTCCTCCCCGGGCTGATCGTCGGATTCAGGGGCATCAGCCGCGGGCGACTCGGGTTCGTCGTCGAACTCGAGGAACTCCTCCACGACCACCATCGTCTCGCCCTCGTCGTCTGCAGCGGACTGCTCGAGCGCTTCGGAAGCGATCATCGCACGGTCGTGCCAGACAGCCGCCTCCTCCTCGCGACCGAGGACCTCGAGGGTCTCGGCGTAGGCATTGAACAGCGCCGGGCTGTAGGAGAACGCACGCTTCGGGTCGAGCTGCGGGATCTGCAGCTCGAGCAGCGCGTCCTCGGTCTGCCCGAGGTCGAGCCGGGCACCCGACATCGCGATCGCGAGGGCGACGCGGACCGGCACATCGAGGGTCGAGCGATCGACGGACCGTCCGAGTTCCAAGGCACGCTCCGGTCGGCCGACGCCGCGTTCACTGTCCACCATGAGTGGCAACTGGTCGTCCTTGCCGGAGATACGGCGGTAGGTCCGCAGTTCGCGAAGCGCGAGGGCGTAGTCGCCGGTCTCGTACGCGGTGATGGCGAGGGTCTCGCGGACCATCGCGATCCGGCCGGCCCGACGGGCAGCGGACATCGCGTGGAGGTGGGCCAACGCAGGATCGCTGTCGATCAGTCGCGCCGCCATCGCTAGGTGCTGGGCGACGCCGTCGGCGTTCTCCTTGCTCAGGGTCTTCAGCTCGTTTCGCGCACCCTTGTCGAGGTCCTGCGGCGTGACGTCGTCAGGGATCTCCGGGTCGTCGTGACGCGGCCGGATCGACTTGAGCTCGAACGCGATGCGCTCTTCTTCCGTCAGCTCGCGCTCGCGTCGGAAGGCGTCTCGGTCGCCGCGGGCTGGAGCACCATCGCGCGTCCACAGCTCGCGTCCACCGCTGTCGCGCCCGCGCTCGGGACGGCCACCACGCTCAGAGGAGTGTCCACGGTCGGTCCGGTTTCCACGGTCCGGACGATCGCCGGACGACGGACGGTCGCCGCTCCGTGCAGGACGGTCGGACCGCTGCGGACGATCCCCCGACGCCGGGCGGTCCCGCTGCCAGGCAGGACGGTCCGACCGTTGCGGACGGTCGCCGGACGCTGGTCGATCCTTCTGCCAGGCCGGACGATCCGAACGCTGCGGACGGTCTCCTGATGACGGACGGTCACCGCTGCGCGCGGGACGATCCGAACGCTGCGGACGATCCCCCGCCGCCGGGCGATCTTTCTGCCAAGCCGGACGGTCCGAACGCTGCGTACGGTCCCCTGATGACGGGCGGTCACCACTCCGTGCTGGACGGTCGGATCGCTGGGGACGATCGGTGCCACGAGCGCGATCATCGCGCCGTGCAGCACCACCGTTCCCACGGTTGTCACCGGAGGATCTCGGAGGACGTCGCTCACCCTTGTCGGGCTGGTCTGCTGACTGGTCACTCACGATGATCTCCACGGTGCTCGGACGCCGTCACCCGGCGTCAACCTACTGTTGAATTCTTGTCCCACGGTACCCGTGAAACGACGACTTAACGCAAAATGGCCACCCAAGAACCTTGGGTGGCCATTTCAACGAAGAAGTCCGGCGGTGTCCTACTCTCCCACAGGGTCCCCCCTGCAGTACCATCGGCGCAAAGAGTCTTAGCTTCCGGGTTCGGAATGTGACCGGGCGTTTCCCTCTCGCTATGGCCGCCGAAACACTATTGATGTATCAAAGTGAACAAGCAAACCAACACGCTGTGCGAACACAGTGGTGTTGTTTGCGGGTTCTCGACCGTACATCGAGAACCACTCAGTGGACGCGTAGCATCTTCGTATTCAAACAAAGAAAGTGTTATCAAATTATCGGCTTATTAGTACCGGTCAGCTCCGAGAGTCTTTCGTCCTCTCTTCCACATCCGGCCTATCAACCCAGTAGTCTGGCTGGGAGCCTCTCGCCCGAAGGCATGGAAATCTCATCTTAAGGCCGGCTTCCCGCTTAGATGCTTTCAGCGGTTATCCATCCCGAACGTAGCTAATCAGCGGTGCTCCTGGCGGAACAACTGACACACCAGAGGTTCGTCCAACCCGGTCCTCTCGTACTAGGGTCAGATCCTTTCAAATTTCCTGCGCGCGCAGCGGATAGGGACCGAACTGTCTCACGACGTTCTAAACCCAGCTCGCGTACCGCTTTAATGGGCGAACAGCCCAACCCTTGGGACCTACTCCAGCCCCAGGATGCGACGAGCCGACATCGAGGTGCCAAACCATGCCGTCGATATGGACTCTTGGGCAAGATCAGCCTGTTATCCCCGAGGTACCTTTTATCCGTTGAGCGACAGCGCTTCCACAAGCCACTGCCGGATCACTAGTCCCGACTTTCGTCCCTGCTCGACTTGTCAGTCTCACAGTCAAGCTCCCTTGTGCACTTACACTCGACACCTGATTGCCAACCAGGTTGAGGGAACCTTTGGGCGCCTCCGTTACTTTTTGGGAGGCAACCGCCCCAGTTAAACTACCCACCAGGCACTGTCCCTGAACCGGATTACGGTTCGAAGTTAGATATCCAGAGTGACCAGAGTGGTATTTCAACAATGACTCCACCTGAACTAGCGTCCAAGCTTCAACGTCTCCCACCTATCCTACACAAGCCACACCGAACACCAATACCAAGCTGTAGTAAAGGTCACGGGGTCTTTCCGTCCTGCTGCGCGTAACGAGCATCTTTACTCGTAATGCAATTTCGCCGAGTTCGCGGTTGAGACAGCTGGGAAGTCGTTACGCCATTCGTGCAGGTCGGAACTTACCCGACAAGGAATTTCGCTACCTTAGGATGGTTATAGTTACCACCGCCGTTTACTGGGGCTTAAATTCTCAGCTTCGCCTTGCGGCTAACCGTTCCTCTTAACCTTCCAGCACCGGGCAGGCGTCAGTCCGTATACATCGTCTTGCGACTTGGCACGGACCTGTGTTTTTAGTAAACAGTCGCTTCCCACTGGTCTCTGCGGCCTTCAAACGCTTTCGGAGCAAGTCCTAATACGCCTCAGGCCCCCCTTCTCCCGAAGTTACGGGGGCATTTTGCCGAGTTCCTTAACCACGATTCTCTCGATCTCCTTAGTATTCTCTACCTGACCACCTGAGTCGGTTTGGGGTACGGGCCACTAGAACCTCGCGTCGATGCTTTTCTTGGCAGCATAGGATCACCTACTATCCCTTACGGGTCCGTATCGTGTCTCAGCCTTCACGAGAGACGGATTTGCCTATCTCTCAGCCTACGCACTTACACCGGGACAACCATCGCCCGGCATAGGCTACCTTCCTGCGTCACACCTGTTAATACGCTAAACGCACCAGCATGGGGTCGAGCGTTAGACCGGAGCCATCATCCCCGAAGGGAATCAGTCGTCCGGGTTAGGACTCTTAGCACCACTGGATTATCTTGGGCGGTTCTTCGCGGGTACGGGAATATCAACCCGTTGTCCATCGACTACGCCTGTCGGCCTCGCCTTAGGTCCCGACTTACCCAGGGAAGATTAGCTTGACCCTGGAACCCTTGGTCTTTCGGAGGACATGTTTCTCACATGTCTTTCGCTACTCATGCCTGCATTCTCACTCGTGTAGCGTCCACGGCTGGTTTACACCGCCGCTTCACTCGCCACACGACGCTCTCCTACCCATCAATACGGCTGGACCACGAAGGCCTACCAAAAATATCAATGCCACAACTTCGGTGGCGTGCTTGAGCCCCGTTACATTGTCGGCGCGGAATCACTTGACCAGTGAGCTATTACGCACTCTTTCAAGGGTGGCTGCTTCTAAGCCAACCTCCTGGTTGTCTGTGCAACTCCACATCCTTTCCCACTTAGCACGCGCTTTGGGACCTTAGTTGGTGGTCTGGGTTGTTTCCCTCTCGACGATGAAGCTTATCCCCCACCGTCTCACTGCTGCGCTCTCACTTACCGGCATTCGGAGTTTGGCTGACGTCAGTAAGCTTTTGGGCCCCATCGGCCATCCAGTAGCTCTACCTCCGGCAAGAAACACGCAACGCTGCACCTAAATGCATTTCGGAGAGAACCAGCTATCACGAAGTTTGATTGGCCTTTCACCCCTATCCACAGCTCATCCCCTCAGTTTTCAACCTAAGTGGGTTCGGTCCTCCACGACGTCTTACCGTCGCTTCAACCTGGCCATGGATAGATCACTTCGCTTCGGGTCTAGGACATGCGACTGAATCGCCCTATTCAGACTCGCTTTCGCTACGGCTACCCCACACGGGTTAACCTCGCCACATATCGCTAACTCGCAGGCTCATTCTTCAAAAGGCACGCTGTCACACCAACAAGGGTGCTCCAACGGTTTGTAAGCAAACGGTTTCAGGTACTATTTCACTCCCCTCCCGGGGTACTTTTCACCTTTCCCTCACGGTACTTGTCCGCTATCGGTCATCTGGGAGTATTTAGGCTTATCAGGTGGTCCTGACAGATTCACACGGGATTTCTCGGGCCCCGTGCTACTTGGGATACTCCTCGCACGATTGCAGCATTTCGACTACCGGGCTGGCACCGTCTCTGGCTGGGCTTTCAATCCCATTCGTCTATACCACGTTCTAATGCTCCCCGAATATCAGTTCGGAGTGAGAAGTCCCACAACCCCGGACATGCAACGCCTGATAGCTATCACACATGCCCGGTTTAGCCTCTTCCGATTTCGCTCGCCACTACTGACGGAATCACTGTTGTTTTCTCTTCCTGGGGGTACTGAGATGTTTCACTTCCCCCCGTTCCCTCTACCCGCCCTATATATTCAGGCGGGAGTCACCAGATCACCACAAGGGGCCTGGCGGGGTTTCCCCATTCGGAAATCCTCGGATCACAGCTCGTTTATCAGCTCCCCGAGGCTTATCGCAGATTACTACGTCCTTCTTCGGCTCCAGATGCCAAGGCATCCACCGTTTGCTCTTAGAAATTTGAAATCACATGAGTTTGAATCGATCGACACCAGTTACCTGATGCAGATTGACCAATGATCTACCACCCTCCGAAGAGGGTGTTTGATCTTTGTGATCCACAACCCCGAAAGGTCATGAATCTAAGATGCTCGCGTCCACTGTGTAGTTCTCAAAGTACGGGCGGTACCTCTCTCCTTGACCATTGATGTCAAGCAAAAGAGGCCCTGAGGTTCGTCCTTCCTCCACCGAAGCGGAGAAGATCCGGTCCCTCAGGACCCAACAGCGTGCATATGCAAACCCTCCAGCCGGCCACCGTTCCAATCTCCCGAAGAAGACGTACTTGCTGGCAGACTCTCACGTCTACATCAATGTCAATGTTCCACCCATGAGCGCCACCCGAGAACATTCGTCTCAGTGTGACTTGGCAACGTAAACCTCGCTGTATACAGACGAGCGTTGCACATGCTCCTTAGAAAGGAGGTGATCCAGCCGCACCTTCCGGTACGGCTACCTTGTTACGACTTAGTCCTAATTACCGATCCCACCTTAGACAGCTCCATCCTTGCGGTTAGGCCACTGGCTTCGGGTGTTACCGACTTTCATGACTTGACGGGCGGTGTGTACAAGGCCCGGGAACGTATTCACCGCAGCGTTGCTGATCTGCGATTACTAGCGACTCCGACTTCATGAGGTCGAGTTGCAGACCTCAATCCGAACTGGGACCAGCTTTTTGGGATTCGCTCCACCTTACGGTATTGCAGCCCTTTGTACTGGCCATTGTAGCATGCGTGAAGCCCAAGACATAAGGGGCATGATGATTTGACGTCGTCCCCACCTTCCTCCGAGTTGACCCCGGCAGTATCCCATGAGTTCCCACCATGACGTGCTGGCAACATAGAACGAGGGTTGCGCTCGTTGCGGGACTTAACCCAACATCTCACGACACGAGCTGACGACAACCATGCACCACCTGTTTACGAGTGTCCAAAGAGTTGACCATTTCTGGCCCGTTCTCGTATATGTCAAGCCTTGGTAAGGTTCTTCGCGTTGCATCGAATTAATCCGCATGCTCCGCCGCTTGTGCGGGCCCCCGTCAATTCCTTTGAGTTTTAGCCTTGCGGCCGTACTCCCCAGGCGGGGCGCTTAATGCGTTAGCTACGACACGGAAACCGTGGAATGGTCCCCACATCTAGCGCCCAACGTTTACGGGGTGGACTACCAGGGTATCTAAGCCTGTTTGCTCCCCACCCTTTCGCTCCTCAGCGTCAGTAGCGGCCCAGAGATCTGCCTTCGCCATCGGTGTTCCTCCTGATATCTGCGCATTCCACCGCTAC from Plantibacter flavus includes these protein-coding regions:
- the recN gene encoding DNA repair protein RecN — protein: MIEEIEIRDLGVIASGTLPLGPGFTAVTGETGAGKTMVVTALGLLLGQRSDSGVVRAGQKQTSVQGRWLVPGDGVVAERVREAGGDLDPAGDAAELLLGRIVTAEGRGRAIVGGRTAPIGILSELGEQLVVVHGQSDQIRLRAAPAQRDALDRFAGEPLQRALGDYQRRYTELLELRTELETLTNERDTRLLEAEQLRVALAEIEQADPQPGEDAELAERADRLTNLEELRLSAAGARELVSAEAGEESDVVGLLEGARRQLDRASVHDPALGAIAASVANASYLAAEIAAELSSYLAGLDEDGARELEVVQERRATLATLARKYGPTPDDVLHLLETGSTRLMELDGDSDRITQLEGDVERLSGEVDAAAATLSAVRVEAAARLGAAASAELRSLAMAEAELVVEVSDRDDLTLHGKDVIAFLLRPHAGAEPRPLGKGASGGELSRVMLALEVVIAGADPVPTFVFDEVDAGVGGAAAIEIGRRLAALAERSQVIVVTHLAQVAAFANNHLSVVKGGDGSVTASSVRQLVGAEREAEMARLLSGLAESDSGLAHARELLALAAS
- a CDS encoding NAD kinase, whose amino-acid sequence is MAHSTDPAVAARNILVVAHTGRDDSRDAAVLVSRLLLEAGVRPVLSALERADLIAVDPELDVVSILDEEVSLGDIELAIVLGGDGTILRAAEVTRGSAAPLLGVNLGHIGFLAESERDDLAETVERVVRRDYFVEERMTLSVRVKVGAEVVYETWALNEATVEKASRERMLEVVIEVDQRPLSSFGCDGVVISTPTGSTAYNFSAGGPVVWPSVEAITLVPLSAHALFAKPLVVGPESSLAVEVLERTDGLGVLWCDGRRAKDLQPGARVVVRRSSVPVRLARLHESTFTDRLVNKFRLPVTGWRGPVGREEPMTGTIHVPASTATRHHSDQEGTA
- a CDS encoding TlyA family RNA methyltransferase, which gives rise to MENTPEAPAAADSPNGAAQPARLDAALAARGLARSRTHAAQLIADGLVSVDDRTIVKASHRVHPDARVAVAGADHYVSRAAHKLLAALDTFPVVVDDALVLDAGASTGGFTQVLLERGARRVVALDVGHDQLVPQLRDDERVRVVEGCNVRFLTPEQLSDLTGLDERPSLVVGDLSFISLTQVLPALVSVVASPAELVLLVKPQFEVGRGGVREGVVTDPALRADAVAGVLWAAWDLGLGTAGLIPSPIVGTHGNREYVVWISAEHGTNPTEWMQQITSMAGA
- a CDS encoding HAD-IIA family hydrolase, with protein sequence MPLNPTISPGRSRPVSPLLTRRPKPVTPLDGVDVVLADLDGVVYAGPNPIPHAVESLNLAAEHVRVGYITNNASRTDASVAQHLTDLGLSVAPAEVVTSPQAAVRLLAGLVPAGSTILVVGGAGLVDEVEKGGFVVTRSAEDSPAAVIQGFAPEVGWSQLAEAAFALQTPTADGSELPWVATNTDWTIPQARGIAPGNGTLVSAVHTAVGRLATVAGKPEVPIFDEAKVRFGASKPLFIGDRLDTDILGANRAGIASALVLTGIDRAKHVLAADQHSRPTFILEDLRQLHEPYPATTMSRDGKAATVGAATVRIRGNDVVVESDGPSRIDLLRAACAAIWASGRAIYGLNVPEHLYAE